The following proteins come from a genomic window of Rissa tridactyla isolate bRisTri1 chromosome 25, bRisTri1.patW.cur.20221130, whole genome shotgun sequence:
- the LOC128901402 gene encoding olfactory receptor 10AG1-like: protein MVDRPPASSESLFELLCAGKMPQRKGLESHTSGSGFILLGFSDHSSLQGLCFTVLLVIYLMVLTGNSLIALITVVDSSLHSPMYFFLRNLSFLEICYTSVTLPKMLVVFLLEDGRTSFIGCAAQLYFLVLLGSIECLLLAVMAYDRYIAICDPLHYPLLMRRGLCIRLVVGLWVAVVPVQVGQTYWVFTLPFFASHDLHRFFCDVPPVLELACAWNQVTLYTFWNQVTLYTIILVFAIFPFSLIVISYIKIIRTILKIPSVLGRHKAFSTCSSHLAVVTLFYGSATVVYLKQQSRDSVDTNKYLALFYTIVTPMFNPVIYSLRNKEVRIALKRLLWTKWYYRVCKMLSNSPKSPTGVHGCLKKGISYPLKQNHVSSLAFILLKKGKSVLKHSSYVASQLGIFVLYSIFSAPE, encoded by the coding sequence ATGGTGgacaggccaccagcatcctctgaGAGCCTGTTTGAATTGCTCTGTGCAGGAAAAATGCCCCAAAGAAAAGGCCTGGAGAGTCACACCAGTGGATCTGGATTCattcttctgggattttctgaccactccagcctgcagggcttgTGCTTCACAGTATTGCTGGTCATCTACCTCATGGTCCTCACAGGGAACAGCCTGATTGCGCTCATTACAGTGGTGGACTCAAGCCTCCACAGCCCCATGTATTTCTTCCTGAGGAACTTGTCTTTCCTGGAGATCTGCTACACATCAGTCACTCTGCCAAAAATGCTGGTGGTTTTCCTGCTGGAGGATGGCAGGACCTCCTTCAttggctgtgctgcccagctgtatttcctggtGTTGCTGGGCAGCATTGAGTGCCTTCTCCTggctgtcatggcctatgaccgctacatAGCCATCTGTGACCCCCTGCACTACCCTCTCCTCATGAGGAGGGGTCTCTGCATCAGACTGGTGGTGGGGTTGTGGGTGGCTGTCGTACCAGTGCAAGTAGGACAGACCTACTGGGTGTTCACTTTGCCCTTCTTTGCATCCCATGACCTTCATCGCTTTTTTTGTGATGTGccccctgtgctggagctggCCTGTGCTTGGAACCAAGTGACGCTGTACACGTTCTGGAACCAAGTGACGCTGTACACCATCATCCTGGTATTTgcaatctttcccttctccttaatagttatttcttatattaaaattatcaggacaattctgaaaataccttcagttctgggcagacacaaagccttttccacctgttcCTCACACCTCGCGGTGGTGACACTCTTCTATGGTTCAGCCACCGTCGTCTACTTAAAGCAACAGTCAAGGGATTCTGTAGACACCAACAAATACCTTGCCCTGTTTTACACAATTGTGACCCCAATGTTTAACCCTGTCATCTATAGCCTGAGGAATAAGGAAGTGAGAATTGCCTTGAAGAGACTCCTATGGACAAAGTGGTACTACAGAGTATGTAAAATGCTCTCAAATAGTCCCAAAAGTCCCACTGGGGTACATGGTTGCCTAAAGAAAGGCATCTCATATCCgctgaaacaaaaccatgtgTCCAGCCTGGCTTTCATCCTCCTCAAGAAGGGGAAAAGTGTCCTGAAGCATTCCTCCTATGTCGCATCCCAACTCGGTATCTTTGTACTCTACAGCATCTTCAGTGCCCCTGAATAG